From one Plasmodium yoelii strain 17X genome assembly, chromosome: 12 genomic stretch:
- a CDS encoding fam-a protein yields MSNKALASEGDVGIEAIRRLIRSSNTRFSFLNDYLKETTEQPSFDVCMDPKETKEAENFMNEAELLLQQHAASTDDYKLYRKHDEDSIEYSKKQGNTTIYKFNHKVKNPDKYNYIISMIWNPNTKYFGDKIVKEKVVRAYSPNLMMIQHRYKNDDISFHGYYYALAKKVQVSDDTTIIVYASSDINDYNLGDETKYKNTIVESANLFRPTINSEYDVISGELTKMFVNLSGFIIQKKSDCVDITYLNSMNINTAIFEDLLIRIVHSSEILNILRSTVIISKK; encoded by the exons ATGAGCAATAAAGCCCTTGCAAGTGAGGGTGATGTAGGTATTGAAGCTATACGAAGATTGATTCGATCATCTAACAC CAGGTTTAGTTTCCTCAATgattatttaaaagaaaCAACCGAACAACCCTCCTTCGACGTATGTATGGATCCTAAAGAAACTAAAGAAGCAGAAAATTTTATGAATGAAGCTGAACTCTTATTACAACAGCATGCTGCAAGTACAGATGATTACAAATTGTATCGTAAACACGATGAGGATTCAATTGAATATTCTAAGAAACAAGGAAATACAaccatttataaatttaatcaTAAAGTCAAAAATCCCGATAAG tataattatataataagcaTGATATGGAATCCAAATACCAAATATTTTGGTGATAAAATTGTTAAAG aaaaagtTGTACGTGCATACTCTCCAAATTTAATGATGATCCAACACCGTTacaaaaatgatgatatatcGTTCCATGGATATTACTATGCTTTAGCTAAAAAAGTTCAA GTATCAGACGACACAACTATAATTGTCTATGCATCATCAGATATAAATGACTACAACCTTGGTGatgaaacaaaatataaaaacactATTGTAGAAAGTGCAAACTTATTCAGACCAACAATTAATTCAGAATATGATGTCATAAGTGGAGAATTGACAAAAATGTTTGTTAACTTATCTGGAtttataattcaaaaaaaaagcgATTGCGTTGATATCACCTATCTCAACTCT ATGAATATTAATACCGCTATTTTTGAAGATTTATTAATTAGAATAGTTCATTCATCAGAAATACTAAATATTCTGAGATCAACCGTCATAATTTCCAAGAAATAA
- a CDS encoding PIR protein produces the protein MLTSKVCKEFDTFWKIFPDDLTKSGEYDFKVEALNNYCPKKICEGDINKIHAGCLWLFNKFYGNSNNFSSNANGNMNIVTYIMTWISYKLNQKKQDGITTFNDFYSKHMQNVEEYKNNIYGVTGYQNYIDLINKKEKLMDIDISDMSKFYSLFKKSCNMFNNAGKQGVGKTHFEYTKEFVAEHQKLNNNIGTEDSSYSKIFSTLSSDYSVLQKSDVIGTSLNFPSLSTEKTAENVVASNYKETKIVFSSETVESSSKTKVSYSDIISPILSLLNKLIPIPLIFVAALILLGIAYKYSLFGFWKLDQKQYLRKQLKKKRKDWIINI, from the exons TTAAAGTTGAGGCGCTAAATAACTACTGCCCTAAAAAAATCTGTGAAGGTGATATCAATAAGATTcatgctggatgtttatggttatttaataaattttatgggaatagtaataatttttcaagtAATGCAAATGGAAATATGAATATTGTTACATACATTATGACATGGATAAGTTATAagttaaatcaaaaaaaacaagacGGAATTACCACATTTAACGATTTTTATAGTAAGCATATGCAAAATGTCGAGGagtataaaaacaatatatatggTGTTACGGGgtatcaaaattatattgatcttataaataaaaaagaaaaattgaTGGACATTGATATTAGTgatatgtctaaattttatagtttatttaaaaaatcatgCAATATGTTTAATAACGCTGGTAAACAAGGCGTTGGAAAAACACATTTCGAATATACTAAAGAGTTTGTTGCTGAACATCAAAAActcaataataatattggtACTGAAGACAGTTcatatagtaaaatattttctacaTTATCAAGTGATTATTCTGTTTTGCAAAAAAGCGACGTCATTGGTACATCATTAAATTTTCCTTCATTATCAACAGAAAAAACAGCTGAAAATGTTGTTGcatcaaattataaagaaaCAAAAATAGTTTTCTCGAGTGAAACGGTAGAATCGAGTTCTAAAACTAAAGTATCATATTCTGATATAATATCACCAATCTTATCactattaaataaattaattccaattccacttatatttgttgcagcattaattttattaggaattgcatataag tattcgttatttggattttgGAAACTAGatcaaaaacaatatttaagaaaacagctaaaaaaaaaaagaaaagattggatcattaatatatga